Proteins encoded by one window of Homoserinimonas aerilata:
- a CDS encoding EI24 domain-containing protein, translating into MTAVAPKHPRFSAVRGFFEGAGLLFRGFATWGTSPKRMLLGLIPGAITFAIYIAIVIAFVATIGPITDWLTPFASGWDDSLRTLLRIAVGLALAVAASLVLVYSFTVVTLAVGQPFFERISRDVDDALGTVPEAPQPGFWRGLWRGMAEALGVLALTLLIGLGLFLLSLVPVVGSPLAAVTGAFTGGWFLALELSAVPLQRRGLRFGQRRRMLGTRRSVTLGFGVVTFLLFLVPLGAIVTMPAAVAGGTLLARSALGEAVRPAATPTP; encoded by the coding sequence GTGACAGCCGTGGCTCCGAAGCATCCGAGATTCTCCGCAGTGCGAGGCTTCTTCGAGGGCGCCGGGCTGCTGTTCCGTGGCTTCGCTACCTGGGGTACTTCACCGAAACGCATGCTGCTGGGCCTCATCCCCGGCGCGATCACCTTCGCGATCTACATCGCGATCGTGATCGCGTTCGTGGCGACGATCGGGCCGATCACCGACTGGCTGACGCCGTTCGCGAGCGGCTGGGATGACTCGCTGCGCACGCTCCTGCGCATCGCCGTCGGCCTGGCCCTCGCCGTGGCGGCATCCCTCGTGCTCGTCTACTCGTTCACCGTGGTGACGCTCGCGGTCGGGCAGCCGTTCTTCGAGCGCATCTCCCGCGACGTGGATGATGCGCTCGGCACCGTTCCCGAGGCGCCCCAGCCGGGCTTCTGGCGGGGGCTGTGGCGTGGCATGGCCGAGGCGCTCGGGGTTCTCGCCCTGACCCTCCTGATCGGCCTGGGGCTGTTCCTGCTGAGCCTCGTGCCGGTGGTCGGCTCTCCACTCGCGGCCGTCACCGGAGCGTTCACGGGCGGCTGGTTCCTGGCGCTCGAACTCAGTGCGGTGCCGCTTCAGCGTCGAGGCCTGCGCTTCGGACAGCGACGCCGGATGCTGGGGACCAGACGCTCGGTGACGCTCGGCTTCGGCGTCGTCACATTTCTGCTGTTCCTCGTGCCGCTCGGCGCCATCGTGACGATGCCTGCGGCGGTCGCGGGCGGCACACTGCTGGCCCGATCCGCGCTCGGCGAGGCCGTGCGCCCTGCGGCGACGCCGACACCCTAG
- a CDS encoding thiamine-binding protein — MLIAFSVAPSGGENPDASVHDAVAAAVRVVRESGLPNRTSSMFTEIEGPDWDTVMGVVKRAVEAVEPFGSRISLVLKADIRPGHSGELSGKVERLEQAIREQS; from the coding sequence ATGTTGATCGCATTCTCGGTGGCGCCGAGCGGGGGAGAGAACCCCGACGCGTCCGTTCACGACGCCGTCGCCGCCGCAGTGCGGGTGGTGCGCGAGAGCGGGCTGCCGAATCGTACCTCGTCGATGTTCACGGAGATCGAGGGCCCCGACTGGGACACGGTCATGGGCGTCGTGAAGCGCGCGGTCGAGGCCGTCGAACCGTTCGGATCACGGATCTCCCTGGTGCTGAAGGCAGACATCCGCCCCGGTCACAGCGGCGAGCTGAGCGGCAAGGTCGAACGGCTGGAGCAGGCGATCCGAGAGCAGAGCTGA
- a CDS encoding YceI family protein, with the protein MARPSKKKTIILISVAAVIALGATAAIAGPVFYRDVIAGPADDAPTAELDTRAPSTLDESTLAGDWTVTDGSYAGYRVDEVLNGVDVTVTGRTEDVAGTVTTSDTAVTAATITVDVASIATDSSQRDAYFRDSALQVSEHPTATFELTSPIEAPSDATVDAESTVTAAGVLTLAGVSQDVTVDVTAAADGDTIRIAGQIPVTFADFGVQAPSLGFVKVEDTGFVEFLVVLEQGPRG; encoded by the coding sequence GTGGCACGACCATCGAAGAAGAAGACGATCATCCTCATCAGCGTCGCGGCCGTGATCGCGCTCGGGGCGACCGCGGCGATCGCCGGCCCCGTCTTCTACCGGGACGTCATCGCCGGGCCGGCCGACGATGCCCCCACAGCAGAGTTGGACACGCGCGCGCCGAGCACGCTCGATGAGAGCACCCTCGCGGGCGACTGGACGGTCACGGATGGCTCGTATGCGGGCTATCGCGTCGATGAGGTGCTCAACGGGGTCGATGTGACCGTCACCGGACGCACCGAAGACGTCGCGGGAACGGTGACCACGAGCGACACCGCCGTGACTGCGGCGACGATCACGGTGGACGTGGCGAGCATCGCGACCGACTCCAGCCAGCGCGACGCCTACTTCAGGGACAGCGCCCTGCAGGTGTCGGAGCATCCGACAGCCACCTTCGAGTTGACGAGCCCCATCGAGGCACCGTCGGATGCCACTGTCGACGCCGAGAGCACGGTGACCGCCGCAGGGGTGCTCACCCTCGCCGGTGTCAGCCAGGACGTGACAGTGGATGTGACGGCTGCGGCCGACGGCGACACCATCCGCATCGCCGGCCAGATCCCGGTGACCTTCGCCGACTTCGGCGTGCAGGCACCGTCACTCGGCTTCGTGAAGGTGGAGGACACCGGCTTCGTGGAGTTCCTGGTGGTGCTGGAACAGGGACCGCGAGGCTGA
- a CDS encoding carbon starvation CstA family protein: MSATSRYSKGEVVPEPVLQQDPKLPPVAVDPQKLAAEDRRWTPLKVIIWAAISLLGGLSWVMLAIVRGETVNAIWFVFAAVCTYFIFYRFYSKYIEKYVTRPDDRRATPAEYKADGKDFVATDRRVLYGHHFAAIAGAGPLVGPVLAAQMGFLPGTLWIIVGVVLAGAVQDYLVLFFSMRRGGRSLGQMARDELGPVGGTAAIIATLAIMVIIVAILALVVVNALAESPWGVFSVSMTIPIALFMGCYLRFLRPGKVVEVSIIGFVLLMAAIIGGGAVAETEWGAALFTLDPLPIAIGIVIYGFIAAILPVWLLLAPRDYLSTFMKVGTIVMLAVAIVIVRPEITVPAFTEFAATGEGPVVAGPLWPFLFVTIACGALSGFHALIASGTTPKLVEKERQTRMIGYGGMLMESFVAIMALVAALSIDQGIYFAMNSSAGATGGTVEGAVAFVNNLGLTGVHVDADALLQTAKDVGEESIVSRTGGAPTLAVGLSHIMHQWLGGPSLMAFWYHFAIMFEALFILTAVDAGTRVARFMLQDSIGNAVPRFKDTSWRPGAWLTTAIMVAAWGAILVLGVTDPLGGINTFFPLFGIANQLLAAIALAVCMAIMAKKGLFKYLWVVILPLGFAAVITIWASGLKIFSPIPSIGYFAQNGAFAGALAAGETSFGTATSVEAMQAVVRNTMVQGVLSVLFVVLAIIVILAAAAATWRSWRTRELGTSEDTAVPSRLFAPAGFVATPAEREIQSQWDARPDARGSVRAKRGDH, translated from the coding sequence ATGAGCGCGACCTCGCGGTATTCCAAGGGTGAAGTCGTGCCCGAACCTGTTCTGCAGCAGGATCCGAAACTTCCACCCGTTGCGGTCGATCCACAGAAGCTGGCCGCCGAGGATCGGCGCTGGACCCCGCTCAAGGTGATCATCTGGGCCGCGATCTCACTGCTCGGTGGCCTCAGCTGGGTGATGCTGGCGATCGTGCGCGGTGAGACGGTCAACGCCATCTGGTTCGTCTTCGCGGCCGTGTGCACCTATTTCATCTTCTACCGCTTCTACTCGAAGTACATCGAGAAGTACGTGACAAGGCCGGATGATCGGCGCGCCACCCCCGCGGAGTACAAGGCCGACGGCAAAGACTTCGTCGCGACCGACCGCAGGGTTCTCTACGGTCACCACTTCGCGGCGATTGCCGGGGCCGGTCCCCTCGTCGGGCCCGTGCTCGCCGCACAGATGGGCTTCCTCCCCGGAACGCTGTGGATCATCGTCGGCGTAGTGCTCGCCGGCGCCGTGCAGGACTACCTCGTGCTGTTCTTCTCAATGCGCCGCGGCGGGCGCTCGCTCGGGCAGATGGCGCGGGACGAGCTCGGGCCGGTCGGTGGCACCGCCGCCATAATCGCGACCCTCGCCATCATGGTGATCATCGTCGCCATCCTCGCGCTCGTCGTCGTCAATGCGCTGGCCGAGAGCCCGTGGGGCGTCTTCTCCGTGTCGATGACCATCCCGATCGCACTGTTCATGGGCTGCTATCTGCGCTTCCTGCGGCCGGGCAAGGTCGTGGAGGTTTCCATCATCGGTTTCGTGCTGCTCATGGCGGCGATCATCGGCGGCGGCGCGGTCGCCGAGACGGAGTGGGGCGCGGCACTGTTCACGCTCGACCCGCTGCCGATCGCGATCGGCATCGTCATCTACGGCTTCATCGCCGCCATCCTCCCGGTCTGGCTTCTGCTCGCCCCGCGCGACTACCTCTCGACGTTCATGAAGGTCGGCACGATCGTGATGCTGGCCGTGGCGATCGTCATCGTGCGACCCGAGATCACCGTTCCCGCGTTCACGGAGTTCGCCGCCACCGGTGAGGGCCCCGTCGTGGCCGGGCCGCTGTGGCCGTTCCTGTTCGTGACCATCGCGTGCGGTGCCCTCTCGGGATTCCACGCCCTGATCGCATCCGGAACCACCCCCAAGCTCGTCGAGAAGGAACGCCAGACCCGGATGATCGGCTACGGCGGCATGCTCATGGAGTCGTTCGTGGCCATCATGGCTCTGGTGGCCGCCCTCTCGATCGACCAGGGCATCTACTTCGCGATGAACTCATCGGCGGGCGCGACCGGCGGAACCGTCGAGGGTGCCGTCGCCTTCGTCAACAATCTGGGGCTCACAGGCGTGCACGTCGATGCGGATGCCCTGCTGCAGACCGCAAAGGATGTGGGCGAGGAGAGCATCGTCTCGCGGACGGGCGGGGCGCCGACCCTTGCCGTCGGCCTCTCGCACATCATGCATCAGTGGCTGGGCGGGCCGAGCCTCATGGCGTTCTGGTACCACTTCGCCATCATGTTCGAGGCGCTCTTCATCCTCACCGCCGTCGACGCCGGCACCCGGGTGGCCCGCTTCATGCTGCAGGACAGCATCGGGAATGCCGTGCCCCGTTTCAAGGACACCTCATGGAGGCCGGGAGCCTGGCTGACGACGGCGATCATGGTCGCCGCGTGGGGCGCGATCCTCGTGCTGGGCGTCACGGATCCGCTCGGCGGTATCAACACCTTCTTCCCGCTCTTCGGCATCGCCAATCAGCTGCTGGCGGCGATCGCGCTGGCGGTGTGCATGGCGATCATGGCGAAGAAGGGCCTGTTCAAGTACCTGTGGGTGGTCATCCTGCCGCTGGGATTCGCCGCGGTCATCACCATCTGGGCGTCAGGGCTCAAGATCTTCTCGCCCATCCCCTCGATCGGATACTTCGCGCAGAATGGTGCATTCGCGGGGGCTCTCGCTGCTGGCGAGACGAGCTTCGGAACGGCCACGAGCGTCGAGGCCATGCAGGCTGTCGTGCGCAACACCATGGTGCAGGGCGTGCTGTCGGTGTTGTTCGTCGTGCTCGCGATAATCGTCATCCTGGCCGCGGCGGCTGCCACCTGGCGGTCGTGGCGTACGCGCGAACTGGGCACCAGCGAGGACACAGCCGTGCCGTCGCGCCTCTTCGCACCGGCCGGTTTCGTGGCGACGCCCGCCGAGCGCGAGATCCAGTCCCAGTGGGATGCGAGGCCGGATGCCCGCGGCTCGGTCCGCGCGAAGAGGGGCGATCACTGA
- a CDS encoding YbdD/YjiX family protein, which translates to MSVSGSSFSATIRRGLGGLSWYVRGVMGGDAYEKYLDHHFSSHDALEHPPMTEREFWRDRDDRQDREPQGRCC; encoded by the coding sequence ATGAGCGTCTCAGGCTCGAGCTTCTCGGCCACCATCCGCAGGGGGCTCGGCGGGCTCTCCTGGTACGTGCGCGGGGTCATGGGCGGCGACGCCTACGAGAAGTATCTCGATCACCACTTCTCGAGCCATGACGCCCTCGAGCATCCGCCCATGACGGAACGCGAGTTCTGGCGCGACCGAGACGACAGGCAGGATCGCGAGCCGCAGGGCAGGTGCTGCTGA
- a CDS encoding ATP-binding protein: protein MPRHDVTRPQNIEAILALLPRERRQVVLIDGGSGSGKTTLAPVVAAAIPDAQLLRLDDLYPGWDGLEEGSRMVHERVLAASEPGWFRWDWENDRTAEWHTVDPSRSLVIEGSGSLSRNNRALATLGVWVELDEPTRKRRALERDGDAYAPHWDRWAAQEAAFLERERPQLLADLVIDER from the coding sequence TTGCCGCGCCATGACGTCACACGCCCACAGAACATCGAGGCGATCCTCGCGCTGCTGCCGCGCGAGCGACGGCAGGTGGTACTCATCGACGGGGGATCAGGCTCGGGCAAGACCACGCTCGCACCCGTGGTGGCCGCCGCGATCCCGGACGCCCAACTGCTGAGGCTCGACGACCTCTACCCGGGATGGGACGGCCTGGAGGAGGGCAGCCGGATGGTGCACGAACGGGTGCTCGCGGCATCCGAGCCCGGTTGGTTCCGTTGGGACTGGGAGAACGACCGGACCGCCGAATGGCACACTGTCGACCCCTCCCGTTCCCTCGTGATCGAGGGTTCCGGTTCACTCAGCCGAAATAACCGTGCCCTCGCGACGCTGGGCGTGTGGGTTGAGCTTGATGAGCCGACCCGCAAGCGCCGGGCACTCGAGCGCGACGGTGACGCCTACGCCCCGCACTGGGACCGGTGGGCCGCGCAGGAGGCCGCGTTTCTCGAACGCGAGCGACCTCAACTGCTCGCCGATCTCGTCATCGACGAGCGCTGA
- a CDS encoding energy-coupling factor transporter transmembrane component T family protein, giving the protein MSALVQARGTAAIHTVNPVAKLATALLIAFTLVLSIDWVSASVALALELPLLAFAGVRARTLLLRTSPIWIAAPFAGLTILLYGKASGASHLEWMFVHVTDGSIELAVATVLRLLAIALPGVVLFITVDPTDLADGLAQIVKLPARFVLGALAGLRLVGLFLDDWKSLELARRARGLADSGRIRRLFGQAFALLVLSIRRGSKLATAMEARGFGGPTERSWARESHFGRNEWALLLIGVVIAATAVTTSVETGEWNFIAAP; this is encoded by the coding sequence GTGAGCGCGCTCGTCCAGGCCCGGGGCACCGCGGCCATCCACACGGTGAACCCCGTCGCGAAACTCGCCACGGCGCTGCTCATCGCCTTCACTCTCGTGCTGTCGATCGACTGGGTGTCGGCATCCGTCGCCCTCGCGCTTGAGCTCCCGCTGCTCGCGTTCGCCGGCGTGCGGGCCAGAACACTGCTGCTGCGCACCTCGCCCATCTGGATCGCGGCGCCCTTCGCGGGCCTCACCATCCTGCTCTACGGCAAGGCCTCAGGGGCGAGCCATCTCGAGTGGATGTTCGTGCACGTGACCGACGGATCCATCGAGTTGGCCGTCGCCACAGTGCTGCGGCTGCTCGCCATCGCCCTGCCCGGGGTTGTGCTGTTCATCACCGTCGACCCCACCGACCTCGCCGACGGGCTCGCCCAGATCGTGAAGCTGCCCGCCCGCTTCGTGCTGGGTGCACTCGCCGGCCTGCGGCTGGTCGGGCTCTTCCTCGACGACTGGAAATCCCTCGAACTGGCCCGTAGGGCGCGCGGACTCGCCGACAGCGGACGCATCCGCCGCCTCTTCGGGCAGGCCTTCGCGCTGCTCGTGCTCTCCATCCGGCGCGGCAGCAAGCTCGCGACCGCCATGGAGGCGCGCGGTTTCGGCGGGCCCACCGAGCGAAGCTGGGCACGCGAATCGCACTTCGGGCGTAACGAGTGGGCGCTTCTGCTGATCGGCGTCGTGATCGCGGCGACCGCCGTCACCACGTCCGTCGAGACGGGGGAGTGGAACTTCATTGCCGCGCCATGA